A single genomic interval of Nitrosomonadales bacterium harbors:
- a CDS encoding DUF615 domain-containing protein, whose amino-acid sequence MNPHSPHQQDDDEAALPPSKTRVKKQMHELRDLGKELTELGKDQLAQLDLPDKLREAIREMGRINSFGAQRRQIQYIGKLMREVDPAPILAKLDAWQGKSRQHTAHMHQLERWRERLLESDAALTELLAAYPQTDVQRLRALIRNAKKEQELQKPPKSFREIFQVLREAIPEPA is encoded by the coding sequence ATGAACCCGCACAGCCCGCACCAACAGGACGACGACGAAGCCGCGCTGCCACCCAGCAAGACCAGGGTGAAAAAACAGATGCACGAATTGCGCGACCTCGGCAAGGAACTGACCGAACTGGGCAAGGACCAGCTCGCGCAACTCGATCTTCCCGACAAGCTGCGCGAAGCGATACGCGAGATGGGACGGATCAATTCTTTCGGCGCGCAACGCCGCCAGATCCAATACATCGGCAAGCTGATGCGCGAGGTCGATCCCGCCCCGATCCTCGCCAAGCTGGACGCGTGGCAGGGAAAATCCCGGCAGCATACCGCCCACATGCACCAACTGGAGCGCTGGCGCGAGCGCCTGCTGGAAAGCGATGCGGCACTCACCGAGTTGCTCGCGGCCTATCCGCAGACCGATGTGCAGCGCTTGCGCGCCCTGATACGCAATGCCAAGAAGGAACAGGAACTGCAGAAGCCGCCGAAGAGTTTCCGCGAGATCTTCCAGGTATTGCGCGAGGCCATCCCCGAACCGGCATGA
- the rsxA gene encoding electron transport complex subunit RsxA, whose product MTEYLLILVGTVFVNNIVMVKILGLCPFMGVSRKLEASIGMGAATTFVLTLASGASYLINQYLLGPELSYLTTLSFIVVIAGIVQFTEMVIQKTSPVLYQVLGIYLPLITTNCAVLGIPLLNVQAKHNFMESLFFGMGGALGFTLVMVLFAGMRERMEGADVPAIFKGSAIAMITAGLMSLSFMGFSGLVK is encoded by the coding sequence ATGACTGAATATTTGCTGATCCTGGTCGGCACGGTGTTTGTGAACAACATCGTAATGGTCAAGATTCTCGGGCTCTGCCCGTTCATGGGCGTCTCCAGGAAGCTGGAGGCCTCGATCGGCATGGGTGCGGCCACCACCTTCGTCCTGACGCTGGCTTCCGGCGCAAGCTACCTGATCAACCAGTACCTGCTCGGTCCCGAACTATCCTATCTGACCACGCTGTCGTTCATCGTGGTGATCGCAGGGATCGTACAATTCACCGAGATGGTGATACAGAAGACCAGCCCGGTGCTGTACCAGGTGCTGGGCATCTACCTGCCGCTGATCACCACCAACTGCGCTGTGCTGGGCATCCCGCTGCTCAACGTGCAGGCCAAACACAATTTCATGGAATCCCTCTTCTTCGGCATGGGCGGCGCGCTGGGTTTCACGCTGGTGATGGTGCTATTCGCCGGGATGCGCGAACGCATGGAAGGCGCGGATGTGCCGGCGATATTCAAGGGCTCGGCCATCGCGATGATCACCGCCGGATTGATGAGCCTGTCGTTCATGGGGTTCTCGGGACTGGTCAAATAA
- a CDS encoding alpha/beta fold hydrolase encodes MSATLPHITLESGKQPRHSIIWLHGLGADGQDFVPVVDELELPFAVRYIFPHAPQRPVTVNGGFVMRAWYDIAGTDIGAQQDEAGIRDSQRAIEALIAQETGRGIEPCRIFLAGFSQGGAIALHTALRHNEILGGVLALSTYLPLAGTVAQESAAAAQHLPVFMAHGRYDPVVPYALGSASRDALLELGHAVEWHDYAMQHSVCEQELRDIGAWLKQKA; translated from the coding sequence ATGAGCGCCACCCTGCCGCATATCACGCTGGAATCGGGCAAGCAGCCCCGCCACAGCATCATCTGGCTGCACGGGCTGGGCGCGGATGGGCAGGATTTCGTTCCCGTCGTTGACGAACTGGAGCTGCCGTTCGCCGTGCGCTACATCTTCCCGCATGCGCCGCAACGCCCGGTGACCGTCAACGGCGGATTCGTGATGCGCGCCTGGTACGACATCGCCGGCACGGACATCGGCGCACAGCAGGACGAAGCGGGGATACGCGATTCGCAACGCGCCATCGAGGCGCTCATCGCCCAGGAGACAGGCCGCGGCATCGAGCCGTGCCGCATCTTCCTGGCCGGGTTTTCGCAGGGCGGCGCCATCGCGCTGCATACCGCGCTGCGTCATAACGAAATACTGGGCGGTGTCCTGGCACTATCCACCTATCTGCCGCTGGCCGGAACCGTTGCGCAGGAAAGCGCAGCAGCAGCGCAGCATCTGCCGGTCTTCATGGCGCATGGGCGCTACGACCCGGTCGTGCCTTATGCGCTGGGATCGGCTTCAAGGGATGCGCTGCTCGAACTGGGCCACGCCGTGGAATGGCACGATTACGCGATGCAACACTCGGTGTGCGAGCAGGAGTTGCGCGATATCGGGGCCTGGCTGAAACAGAAAGCTTAG
- the pmbA gene encoding metalloprotease PmbA, giving the protein MNILVPSITRSAVAEQGRFAHSSDELRNIAQDMLAYARQRGASSASAEISEGFGQAVTVRHGEVETIEYNRDKGLGITVYIGRQRGNASTSDLSAKAVRDTVDAALSIARYTAQDECAGLPDADLLAGACPDLDLYHPWLLPVEDAIALAGECEQAALDADRRIGNSEGATVNVHEAQFVQANSLGFVGGYPSSRHSVSCAVIAGKGDAMERDYWYSVARDARDIVEVRQLGRIAAERAVRRLNARQIDTMQVPVLFEAPVAASLLGHFVGAVSGGSLYRKSSFLLDRLDQPVFAPHISIDDIPDIPRGLASSPFDDEGVRVQSRTVVENGVLRGYFLGTYSARKLGLRSTGNAGGNHNLILRSTKGPARGTDFGALLKQMGRGLLVTELLGQGVNHVTGDYSRGAAGFWVEHGEIRYPVQEITIAGNLKDMYRNIVAVGNDVLVQGSRQCGSILLDGMTVAGR; this is encoded by the coding sequence ATGAACATACTCGTGCCGTCCATAACGCGTTCTGCCGTTGCCGAACAGGGCAGGTTCGCCCACTCCTCCGACGAGTTGCGCAACATCGCGCAGGACATGCTGGCGTATGCCCGGCAGCGCGGTGCATCGTCCGCGTCTGCGGAGATCTCCGAAGGGTTCGGTCAGGCGGTCACGGTGCGCCACGGCGAGGTGGAGACCATCGAATACAACCGCGACAAGGGCCTGGGCATCACCGTCTATATCGGCAGGCAACGCGGCAATGCCAGCACCTCGGATCTTTCGGCCAAGGCGGTGCGCGATACGGTCGATGCCGCGCTGTCCATCGCGCGCTATACCGCACAGGACGAATGCGCCGGCCTGCCCGATGCCGACCTGCTGGCCGGCGCCTGTCCCGACCTCGACCTGTACCACCCGTGGCTCTTGCCGGTCGAGGATGCGATCGCGCTGGCCGGGGAATGCGAGCAGGCCGCACTGGATGCGGACCGGCGCATCGGCAATTCTGAAGGCGCGACGGTGAACGTGCATGAGGCGCAGTTCGTGCAGGCCAACAGCCTCGGTTTCGTCGGCGGCTATCCCTCTTCGCGCCACAGCGTCAGTTGTGCGGTGATCGCGGGCAAGGGCGATGCGATGGAACGCGATTACTGGTACAGCGTGGCGCGCGACGCCAGGGATATCGTCGAGGTGCGCCAACTCGGGCGCATCGCGGCGGAGCGCGCGGTACGCCGCCTCAACGCGCGCCAGATCGACACCATGCAGGTGCCGGTGCTGTTCGAGGCGCCGGTCGCGGCCAGTCTGCTGGGGCATTTCGTCGGCGCGGTGAGCGGCGGCAGCCTGTACCGCAAGTCCTCGTTCCTGCTCGACCGCCTCGACCAGCCGGTCTTTGCGCCGCACATCAGCATCGACGACATACCGGACATTCCCAGGGGGCTCGCTTCCAGTCCGTTCGATGATGAGGGCGTGCGGGTGCAGTCCCGCACCGTCGTCGAAAACGGCGTGCTGCGCGGCTATTTCCTGGGCACCTATTCGGCGCGCAAGCTCGGCTTGCGCTCCACCGGCAACGCCGGCGGGAACCACAACCTGATCCTGCGCTCGACCAAAGGCCCGGCGCGCGGCACGGATTTCGGCGCGCTGCTGAAACAGATGGGGCGCGGTTTGCTGGTCACCGAACTGCTCGGGCAGGGCGTGAACCATGTCACCGGCGATTACTCGCGCGGCGCGGCGGGCTTCTGGGTCGAGCACGGCGAGATCCGGTATCCGGTGCAGGAGATCACCATCGCCGGCAACCTCAAGGATATGTACCGCAACATCGTCGCGGTCGGCAACGACGTGCTGGTACAGGGTTCGCGCCAGTGCGGCTCGATCCTGCTCGACGGGATGACCGTGGCCGGCAGATAG
- the rsxC gene encoding electron transport complex subunit RsxC, with protein MRTLHQFHGGIHPPSHKAQSTRAPIATAPMPSKLVIPFRQHAGEAAKPVVQAGERVLKGQLIGKPEGFVSSAVHAPTSGTIVSIDMQPVAHPSGLPDMCATLLPDGRDEWVARQPLEYRDCSAVELRQLLRMSGIVGLGGAVFPSDIKLRLSRQKIRTLILNAAECEPYITCDDMLMRERAAEIVQGAEMLRFMLEAKEVLIGIEDNKSEAIAMMQQAVTAAGLPLEVIRIPTLYPGGSAKQLIRTLTGLEVPSGKLPTDIGVQCFNVGTTYAAWRAIAHGEPLISRVVTVTGNVRRPQNYEALLGTPIEELVALSEALPDTDRHIMGGPMMGFALPSLSVPLVKASNCIIAGSPALFPPPPPPLSCIRCTRCAQVCPADLQPQDLYWFAQSREFGKAQAFSLFDCIECGACSYVCPSHIPLVQYFRFAKSEIRAREQDKLAADKARQRHEFREFRIEQEKREKAEKLAAREKAALAAKAASAAPATVPAPDDAHAKIQQAVERARLQAAAVVPKNTENLTPAQQTEIAEIEISRARLREQAKSEVEHSKE; from the coding sequence ATGAGAACACTCCATCAATTTCATGGCGGTATCCATCCGCCCAGTCACAAGGCGCAATCGACGCGCGCGCCGATCGCCACCGCACCGATGCCATCGAAGCTGGTCATCCCGTTCCGGCAGCACGCGGGTGAAGCCGCAAAGCCGGTCGTGCAGGCCGGAGAGCGGGTACTGAAAGGACAGTTGATCGGCAAGCCGGAGGGATTCGTATCGAGCGCGGTGCATGCCCCCACCTCGGGCACCATCGTCTCGATCGACATGCAGCCCGTCGCCCACCCGTCAGGGTTGCCCGATATGTGCGCCACCCTGCTGCCGGACGGCAGGGATGAATGGGTAGCGCGCCAGCCGCTCGAATACCGCGATTGCAGCGCCGTCGAACTGCGCCAGTTACTGCGCATGTCCGGGATTGTCGGATTGGGCGGCGCCGTCTTCCCGAGCGACATCAAGCTGCGCCTGTCCAGGCAGAAGATCAGGACCCTGATTTTGAACGCGGCGGAATGCGAGCCCTATATCACCTGCGACGACATGCTGATGCGCGAGCGCGCCGCAGAGATCGTTCAGGGCGCGGAAATGCTGCGCTTCATGCTGGAGGCGAAGGAAGTATTGATCGGTATCGAGGACAACAAGTCCGAGGCGATCGCCATGATGCAGCAGGCCGTGACCGCCGCCGGCCTCCCGCTCGAGGTGATCCGGATACCCACCCTGTATCCCGGCGGCAGCGCAAAACAACTGATCCGCACACTCACCGGGCTGGAAGTCCCTTCCGGAAAACTGCCCACCGATATCGGCGTGCAATGTTTCAATGTCGGCACCACCTACGCCGCGTGGCGCGCCATCGCGCACGGTGAACCGCTGATCTCGCGCGTCGTCACGGTCACCGGCAATGTGCGGCGTCCGCAGAACTACGAGGCGCTGCTCGGCACGCCGATCGAAGAACTGGTCGCGCTGAGTGAAGCGTTGCCGGACACCGACCGCCACATCATGGGCGGACCGATGATGGGATTCGCTCTGCCTTCGTTATCCGTTCCGCTGGTCAAGGCGAGCAACTGCATCATCGCCGGCTCCCCCGCGCTGTTCCCGCCGCCGCCGCCGCCGTTGTCATGCATCCGCTGCACGCGTTGCGCGCAGGTATGCCCTGCCGATTTGCAGCCGCAGGATCTCTACTGGTTCGCTCAATCCAGGGAGTTCGGCAAGGCGCAGGCTTTCAGCCTGTTCGACTGCATAGAGTGCGGCGCGTGTAGCTATGTCTGCCCCAGCCACATCCCGCTGGTGCAATACTTCCGCTTTGCCAAGAGCGAAATTCGCGCACGCGAACAGGACAAGCTGGCGGCTGACAAGGCGCGCCAGCGGCACGAGTTCCGCGAATTCCGCATCGAGCAGGAAAAACGGGAAAAGGCCGAAAAGCTGGCTGCCCGGGAAAAGGCTGCTCTGGCGGCAAAAGCGGCTTCAGCCGCTCCGGCCACGGTACCTGCACCGGACGACGCACACGCAAAGATCCAGCAGGCCGTGGAAAGGGCCAGACTGCAAGCCGCCGCCGTAGTGCCGAAAAACACCGAGAACCTGACCCCGGCGCAACAAACAGAGATCGCCGAAATCGAGATCAGCCGGGCACGCCTGCGCGAGCAGGCAAAATCAGAAGTCGAGCACTCCAAGGAATAA
- a CDS encoding leucyl/phenylalanyl-tRNA--protein transferase, which produces MIPWLDNDTPFPPVERALRSPDGLLAAGGDLSPARLLEAYRHGIFPWFNPGEPILWWSPDPRMVLMPDEFSISRSLAKTLRKATHEVRVDTAFERVMRACAAPRKGADGGCDTVRDSDGSGSSRQAALPAPEGSATPCQGGTWISAEMITAYGELHRMGYAHSVEVWMDGELSGGLYGIAIGRMFYGESMFSRKPDASKIALAHLSAQLVRWRFGMIDCQMSTPHLSSLGAREIPRSEFIARLRELIHYDPVNHWCFDDDLYP; this is translated from the coding sequence ATGATTCCATGGCTAGACAACGATACGCCATTCCCACCGGTCGAACGCGCCCTGCGGTCGCCTGATGGACTGCTGGCCGCCGGGGGCGACCTGTCTCCCGCCCGGCTACTGGAGGCATACCGGCACGGCATCTTCCCGTGGTTCAATCCCGGCGAGCCGATCCTGTGGTGGAGCCCCGACCCGCGCATGGTGCTGATGCCGGATGAGTTCAGCATCTCCCGTTCGCTCGCCAAGACGTTACGCAAGGCAACCCATGAAGTGCGCGTGGATACCGCGTTCGAGCGGGTGATGCGCGCCTGCGCCGCGCCGCGCAAGGGTGCGGATGGCGGCTGCGACACGGTGCGCGATAGCGACGGGAGCGGGAGCAGCCGCCAAGCCGCCCTTCCCGCACCAGAAGGCTCCGCCACACCGTGTCAGGGCGGCACCTGGATCAGCGCAGAGATGATCACCGCATACGGCGAACTGCACCGCATGGGGTACGCGCATTCGGTGGAAGTGTGGATGGATGGTGAATTGTCAGGCGGACTGTATGGCATCGCCATCGGACGCATGTTCTACGGCGAATCCATGTTCAGCCGCAAGCCGGATGCCTCCAAGATCGCGCTGGCACATCTCTCCGCACAGCTCGTGCGCTGGAGGTTCGGCATGATCGATTGCCAGATGAGCACGCCGCACCTGTCCTCGCTGGGCGCCCGCGAAATTCCGCGCAGCGAGTTCATCGCGCGGCTGCGGGAATTGATACACTATGACCCGGTCAACCACTGGTGCTTCGACGACGATCTTTACCCATGA
- a CDS encoding arginyltransferase: MSLLNDIPLSALHLYLTAPYPCSYLHGLQARSQVATPAFLISPPVYSELVRHGFRRSGTYTYRPRCDECRACIPLRVPAGQFVPSRSQRRAWSRHAHLEATLHPLHDSAEYYDLYLRYQRARHPDGGMDDDDRESYRNFLMQSHVDSVLVEFREPCGLARGKQGTLRMVSVIDLLDDGLSSVYTFYEPGLPGTSFGIYNVLWQIEMCRKLELDFVYLGYWIGRSRKMAYKSRYRPAQGLQDGIWREIPAPDDTTGES, translated from the coding sequence ATGAGTCTGCTGAACGACATCCCGCTTTCCGCGCTGCATCTCTACCTGACCGCGCCCTACCCGTGCAGCTACCTGCACGGCCTGCAGGCGCGCTCGCAGGTCGCCACACCCGCCTTCCTGATCAGCCCCCCGGTGTATTCGGAACTGGTGCGGCACGGTTTCCGCCGTAGCGGCACCTACACCTATCGCCCGCGCTGCGACGAGTGCCGCGCCTGCATCCCGTTGCGCGTACCGGCAGGACAATTCGTGCCGAGCCGCTCGCAGCGCCGCGCATGGTCGCGGCACGCCCATCTCGAAGCCACCCTGCACCCGCTGCACGACAGCGCCGAATATTACGATCTCTACCTGCGCTACCAGCGCGCACGGCATCCGGACGGCGGCATGGACGACGACGACCGCGAGTCGTACCGCAATTTCCTGATGCAGAGCCATGTCGATTCGGTGCTGGTGGAATTCCGCGAGCCCTGCGGCCTGGCCCGTGGAAAACAGGGTACGTTGCGCATGGTCAGCGTGATCGATCTGCTCGACGACGGCCTGTCTTCCGTCTATACCTTTTATGAGCCCGGCCTGCCCGGTACGAGCTTCGGGATATACAACGTGCTGTGGCAGATTGAAATGTGCCGCAAGCTCGAACTGGATTTCGTCTATCTGGGCTACTGGATAGGGCGCAGCCGCAAGATGGCCTACAAGTCGCGCTACCGGCCCGCGCAGGGCCTGCAGGACGGCATCTGGCGCGAGATCCCCGCACCCGACGACACCACGGGGGAATCCTGA
- a CDS encoding electron transport complex subunit E, which translates to MTSQEVKDIFHAGLWKQNPGIVQLLGLCPLLAISSSVVNALSLGLATTLVMTLSGATVATIREFIPNEARIPVYVLLIAVLVTIVQFLMNAYVHSLYLVLGIFIPLIVTNCIVLARAESFASKNTAAASALDGIAMGLGLTAVLVLLGAIREVFGHGTLLSGIDLVFGEAAKSLVITVIPDYHGFLLAVLPPGAFIVLGLLIALRNWLSLRAEAKTRTTATSAVASQAA; encoded by the coding sequence ATGACCTCACAGGAAGTGAAAGACATTTTTCATGCCGGTCTGTGGAAGCAGAACCCCGGCATCGTGCAACTGCTCGGCCTGTGCCCGCTGCTGGCAATCAGCAGTTCGGTGGTGAACGCACTCAGCCTCGGCCTGGCGACGACGCTGGTGATGACCCTGTCCGGCGCAACCGTCGCCACGATACGCGAGTTCATCCCCAACGAGGCGCGCATCCCGGTTTATGTGCTGCTCATCGCGGTGCTGGTCACCATCGTGCAATTCCTGATGAACGCCTATGTACACTCCCTTTATCTGGTATTGGGCATCTTCATCCCGCTGATCGTCACCAACTGCATCGTGCTGGCGCGGGCTGAGTCTTTCGCCTCCAAGAACACCGCGGCGGCCTCGGCGCTGGACGGCATCGCGATGGGACTGGGCCTGACCGCAGTACTGGTATTGTTGGGCGCCATCCGCGAGGTTTTCGGCCACGGCACGCTGCTGTCCGGCATCGACCTGGTGTTCGGAGAAGCGGCGAAATCTCTGGTCATCACCGTGATACCGGACTATCACGGCTTTCTGCTTGCCGTGCTGCCGCCCGGCGCGTTCATCGTGCTGGGCCTGCTCATCGCACTGAGGAACTGGTTGAGCCTGCGCGCCGAGGCAAAAACACGCACAACGGCAACGAGCGCGGTCGCATCCCAGGCGGCATGA
- the rsxB gene encoding electron transport complex subunit RsxB → MLGALLVMAAIAIVLGAVLGFAAIKFRVEGNPLVDKIDAILPQTQCGQCGYPGCKPYADAIAGGEADINLCPPGGEDGIHKLADLLGVEYKPFGEGTAPKEKAVAFIDENTCIGCTLCIQACPVDAIVGAAKQMHTIIASECTGCELCVAPCPVDCISMVVIEEKIGTWKWKYPVFQLQPSQ, encoded by the coding sequence ATGCTCGGCGCGTTGCTGGTCATGGCCGCTATCGCGATCGTGCTGGGCGCGGTGCTGGGCTTTGCCGCGATCAAGTTCCGCGTCGAAGGCAACCCGCTGGTGGACAAGATCGACGCCATCCTGCCGCAAACGCAATGCGGCCAGTGTGGCTACCCCGGCTGCAAGCCTTATGCCGATGCGATCGCCGGCGGCGAAGCTGACATCAACCTGTGCCCGCCCGGTGGCGAGGACGGCATCCATAAACTGGCCGACTTGCTCGGCGTCGAGTACAAACCATTCGGCGAAGGCACCGCCCCCAAGGAAAAGGCCGTTGCCTTCATCGACGAGAACACCTGCATCGGCTGCACGCTGTGCATCCAGGCCTGCCCGGTGGATGCCATCGTCGGCGCCGCCAAACAGATGCACACCATCATCGCATCGGAATGTACCGGCTGCGAATTGTGCGTTGCGCCCTGCCCGGTGGATTGCATCAGCATGGTGGTCATCGAAGAAAAGATCGGCACATGGAAATGGAAATATCCGGTGTTCCAGCTACAACCTTCACAATGA
- the rsxG gene encoding electron transport complex subunit RsxG, whose amino-acid sequence MRRTMAKASFHTAMNLLFFTAIGTALLALTYNLTHDTIVQSEEKEKLKLISQIVPADAHDNDLMKDTVPLAPDELLGNEETTMAYLGRMQGDPSIVVLGVIAPDGYGGKIRLIVSIRSNGQIGGVRVVSHNETPGLGDYIEIARSDWITAFNGTSLDNRREGDWKVRKDGGKFDHMAGATVTPRAIVKAVHKALQYYAQHRDELLVPVARLEASAKEKK is encoded by the coding sequence ATGAGGCGCACCATGGCGAAGGCCTCCTTCCATACCGCGATGAACCTGCTGTTCTTCACGGCGATCGGTACGGCCCTGCTGGCGCTGACCTACAATCTCACTCACGACACCATCGTGCAAAGCGAGGAGAAAGAGAAACTGAAACTGATCTCGCAGATCGTGCCTGCGGATGCACATGACAACGACCTCATGAAAGACACCGTGCCGCTCGCACCGGACGAACTGCTCGGCAACGAAGAAACAACCATGGCCTATCTCGGCCGCATGCAGGGCGACCCCTCCATCGTCGTGCTGGGCGTGATCGCACCGGACGGCTATGGCGGCAAGATCAGACTGATCGTTTCCATCCGCAGCAATGGCCAGATTGGCGGCGTGCGCGTGGTGTCGCACAACGAGACGCCCGGACTGGGCGATTACATCGAGATCGCAAGGAGCGACTGGATCACCGCATTCAACGGCACCTCGCTGGACAACCGCAGGGAAGGGGACTGGAAAGTCCGCAAGGACGGCGGGAAATTTGACCATATGGCCGGCGCGACCGTCACACCACGCGCGATAGTCAAGGCGGTGCATAAAGCGCTACAGTATTACGCACAGCACCGCGATGAACTGCTCGTGCCAGTCGCACGGCTCGAAGCGTCTGCCAAGGAGAAAAAATGA
- the rsxD gene encoding electron transport complex subunit RsxD, with translation MSAFFSPFISKPDSVSQIMLKVLLALIPGIAMYVWYFGPAILVSIALASITALATEALMLKLRNRPIAPSLRDNSALLTGWLLALSIPPLAPWWLIVVGTAFCIAVAKHLYGGLGNNLFNPAMIGFAVLIISFPVPMTQWLTPHGLGQIELSFAEQIGYIFLGALPPGVTMDAITMATPLDTLKTNLHLDQHIKEILDMPIYGRLAGHGSEMVAAGFALGGLYLIAARIISWHIPVAYLGTLFAMAGIFHLTDPAHYVSPLFHLLSGAATIGAFFILTDPVSSPTTNKGRLIFAAGAGLITYLIRAFGNFPDGTAFATLLMNICVPLIVLYTQPRVFGRKEKQP, from the coding sequence ATGTCCGCATTCTTTTCCCCCTTCATCAGCAAACCGGACAGCGTGTCGCAGATCATGCTCAAGGTGCTGCTCGCCCTGATTCCCGGCATCGCGATGTACGTATGGTATTTCGGCCCGGCGATCCTGGTCTCGATCGCGCTGGCCAGCATCACCGCACTCGCCACCGAAGCGCTCATGCTCAAGTTGCGCAATCGTCCCATCGCACCATCCCTCAGGGACAACAGCGCGCTGCTCACCGGCTGGCTGCTGGCGCTGTCCATCCCGCCGCTGGCCCCCTGGTGGCTGATCGTGGTCGGCACGGCATTCTGCATCGCGGTCGCCAAACACCTGTATGGCGGACTGGGCAACAACCTGTTCAACCCGGCGATGATCGGCTTCGCGGTGCTGATCATTTCGTTCCCAGTACCAATGACGCAGTGGCTCACGCCGCACGGATTGGGTCAGATCGAATTGAGCTTCGCCGAGCAGATCGGATACATCTTCCTCGGCGCGCTTCCGCCGGGTGTGACGATGGATGCCATCACCATGGCCACACCGCTGGATACGCTGAAGACCAACCTGCACCTCGACCAGCATATCAAGGAGATCCTCGACATGCCGATCTATGGCCGACTGGCCGGACACGGCAGCGAGATGGTGGCGGCGGGATTCGCCCTCGGCGGTCTGTACCTGATCGCCGCGCGCATCATCAGCTGGCATATCCCGGTCGCCTATCTTGGCACCCTGTTCGCCATGGCCGGAATCTTCCACCTGACCGATCCAGCGCATTATGTCTCGCCGCTGTTCCACCTGCTCTCCGGAGCAGCGACGATCGGCGCATTCTTCATTTTGACCGACCCGGTCAGCAGCCCCACCACGAACAAGGGGCGGTTGATCTTTGCCGCAGGCGCGGGCCTGATCACCTACCTGATCCGAGCGTTCGGTAATTTCCCGGATGGCACCGCGTTCGCCACCCTGCTGATGAACATCTGCGTGCCGCTGATCGTGCTGTACACGCAACCCAGGGTGTTCGGCAGGAAGGAGAAGCAGCCATGA
- a CDS encoding quinone-dependent dihydroorotate dehydrogenase produces the protein MPLFQLFRPALFALDPEAAHHVTLDGLKTAQCLGLTALMFKRPADDPRTVMGLTFPNPVGLAAGLDKNGDCIDGLAALGFGFIEIGTVTPLPQPGNPKPRLFRIPEARGIINRMGFNNDGVDALIENVKRAKFKGILGINIGKNAATPIEKAADDYLIGLRKVYAHASYVTVNISSPNTKNLRQLQGGDELDALLGQLKAEQEKLAQQHGKYVPLAVKIAPDLDTEQIVQIAALLMKHRIDGVIATNTTLSREGMEGLPHGNETGGLSGAPVRDKSTAVIRALAAELNGTLPIIGVGGILKGADAVEKMQAGAALVQLYSGLIYRGPELADECCAAIRAG, from the coding sequence ATGCCCCTGTTTCAGCTATTCCGCCCCGCCCTGTTCGCACTCGATCCCGAGGCCGCCCACCACGTCACCCTCGACGGGCTGAAGACCGCACAATGTCTCGGTCTCACCGCGCTGATGTTCAAGCGCCCGGCGGACGACCCGCGCACCGTGATGGGGTTGACCTTCCCCAATCCGGTCGGGCTGGCTGCGGGACTGGACAAGAACGGCGACTGCATCGACGGACTGGCGGCGCTCGGTTTCGGCTTCATCGAGATCGGCACGGTGACGCCGTTGCCGCAGCCCGGCAACCCCAAGCCGCGCCTGTTCCGCATCCCGGAAGCACGGGGCATCATCAACCGCATGGGCTTCAACAACGACGGTGTGGACGCACTGATCGAGAACGTGAAGCGCGCAAAATTCAAAGGCATCCTCGGCATCAACATCGGCAAGAACGCCGCCACGCCGATCGAGAAAGCAGCGGACGACTATCTGATCGGCCTGCGCAAGGTGTACGCCCATGCCAGCTACGTCACCGTCAACATCTCCTCGCCCAATACGAAAAACCTGCGCCAGTTGCAGGGCGGCGATGAACTCGACGCGCTGCTTGGGCAACTGAAAGCGGAACAGGAAAAGCTCGCGCAGCAGCATGGGAAATACGTGCCGCTGGCCGTGAAGATCGCGCCCGATCTCGACACGGAACAGATTGTGCAGATCGCCGCATTGCTGATGAAACACCGCATCGACGGCGTGATCGCCACCAACACCACGCTGTCGCGCGAGGGAATGGAAGGATTGCCGCACGGCAACGAGACCGGCGGCCTTTCCGGCGCACCGGTGCGCGACAAATCCACCGCCGTCATCCGCGCGCTGGCTGCCGAGCTGAATGGCACATTGCCCATCATCGGCGTCGGCGGCATCCTCAAAGGCGCGGATGCGGTCGAGAAGATGCAGGCAGGCGCGGCGCTGGTGCAGCTATACAGCGGCCTGATCTATCGCGGCCCCGAACTGGCAGATGAATGCTGCGCGGCGATCCGTGCCGGTTGA